The DNA window GAGGGATGCTCGGCACGCCATTCGATGTACTCGGCGAACAGCTGATACGCATTTTCGAAGGTGGCGCTCGACACGGACCGGAAGCTACCGTCTTTCAGACCGATCGACGCGTCGGTGTTGTCCCGGATCTGCTGCTGCCCCTCTTCGGGGATGCCGAGCAGGTAACCGATGGTCCGCATCGGGATGAGAGCGCCGAAATCCGCGATCAAGTCGAAGCGAGCGATACCCGCCAGCGCATCGAGCGCGCGCACGCAGTACTGACGAGTGAGGGGCTCGATGGCCTCCATCCGGCGCGGCGTGAAAACCCTTGACAGCACCCGCCGATGCAGATCATGGAGCGGCGGGTCCTCGAAAAGGATGACCCCGGGGGGCACCTCGACGCCGCTCATGATGATGTCCATCGTGGTGCCCTTGCCCGACCGGTAGGTATCCCAGTTGTGCAGTTCCCGCGCAACGTCCTCATAGCGGCTCAGTGCATAGAAGTTGTACTTCTCGTTGTGGTAGAGCGGCGCCTCGTCTCTCAACCGTTTCCAGATCGGGTAGGGGTTGTCATCGATGTCGAAATCGAACGGGTCGTAGTACAGGTCGGTGGTGTGCACTTCGGTCATGGGCTGCTCCTCTTGTTGGTCATCAGGTTCTTGTGCCCCGGATCAATCGAATGCGTGACGCGGCAACGTGTTCGGCAGGTCGAGCGAGCTCAGTAGGCCTGCGGGTGCCTCGACCACGTACGGAATTGCGTTGACCACCCGCATCGCGGTGGCGGCCATCGCCGCGTGGCCAGCGCCGTGCCCCTCCGCGGCGCCGACGTTCATCGCGCAGTGGATGTCGGGGTCGCCATGGATGTCGACGCGGTATGTCGCGTCGTACTCCGATGCCAGCCAGTCGGGTGCCACGTCGCGCGCCATCCGGATGATGTGTTCGACGACGATCGCTTCCCTGCCCTTGACCACTCCGGCGGCCCTGGTGCTCACCGCGCCGCACGTTCCCGCCTTGATCGTGCCGAACGCCACCTCGATGTCTCGGTCGGTGAGGCGGCGATCGAGACTCCCGCGAACCTCCTCGACGCGCACGCCCAATCCGGCAGCGATGAGATGTATGGGTGCCCGCCAAGCCATTTCGATGAAGCCGGGTGTTTTCAACAACGGTTCGAAGTCGAGCGGATGGCCGAAGCCCATGCCGTTCATCATCACGTCGGCCACCGGGTAGTGGTCGTTGAGTGCGACCTCGGTGACCTTGACGCAGCCGATCTTCTTCGACTGCGTGGCGAGCAGCAGTGCCAGCTGATCTGAGCCGAACCCGGGAAAGATGCCGGAGGCGTAGAACGACGCATTTCCCGCTGTGGCCGCTGTTTCCATTTGCTCACGCCACTCGGGCGAGAAATAGGCGGGTGGATACACCAGGCTGGTGGACGACGTGGACACGACGTTGATACCCGAGTCGAGCAGCTTGAGGTAATCGGGCACCGCACCCGCGTCGCGATCAGGTCCGCTGGCGGCATAGACCACGCAGTCGGGCCGCAGCGCGATGAGCGCGTCGGCGTCGTTGGTCGCCATCACCCCGAGCGGATCGATGCCGGCGAGCACGCCGGCGTCCTGGCCGACCTTGTCCGCCGAATGCACCCAGACTCCGACAAGGTCGAGGTCCGGCCGTCCCGCGATCGCGTCTATCGCAACGGATCCGACGCCTCCGGTCGACCACACCACGGTTCTCAATGTCACGGTTTCACCTTTCGGTCACGCACGCTCGGACGCCATGACGGCGCGTTCCAGATACGGCCACGCGATGTCGGGCGGGATACCGCCGCACAGCGGAAGCAGCGGAAGCGGTCTGCCGCCGTGGATGTAGGCGGCCGCCTCATTGATGGTGAAGATTCGGTAAGGGCCAGGGGTTTGACGTAGAGCGGCAACAGTGTCGGCCCGCGAGATGCTGACCACCGAATCGTCGCCGTGACGATATGACGCGGCAGTCTTCGCATCGTGCAGGAGGTGCGGTCCGATCTCCTCCCACGCGGCGTCGACGTCGTCGGCGACGAAGACGGTGGTCGGCGCGCCGGGGGTCGGAAACTGGATCACGCCCGGTTCATGGCCGTTGGCACGGCATTCCGCTTCGTAGAAGTCCTTGAGTTCCGGTGAATCGGTTTGGGAAATGAAACCCAGCCCATACTTTGCCGCGCGCCGCGCCGCCGCCTTGCTGCCGCCCGCGATGAGCAGGTACGGTCCGCCGGGCGTCGCAGGAGCCGGTGTGACATGAATGCGCCTGCCGTCGAGCTCGACGGGTTCTCCCTCAAGCAGCCGGCGCAGTAGTGCAAGTGACTCATCGGCCAGTCTGCCGCGCCCGTCCATGTCGACCCCGAAATGCTCGTATTCCTCAGGGCGGTGGCCGATTCCGAACGCGTAGGAGACCCGCCCCCTGCTGATGATGTCCAGAACGTTGATCTCCTCCGCCAGCCGGACCGGGTCCCAGAACGTGATCGGCACGGCCGCCAAGAGGATCGCGAGTTGCTTGGTGCGAGCGGCAATCGCGGACGCCAGGATCTGCGGTGCCGGCAGATGGCCGTCGCCGGCACAGTGGTGCTCGGACAACACGGCGATCATGGCTCCGCGCGTCTCCGCCCAGGCACACATGTCGATGGCCCCCGCGTAGAGGTCGGTCGCGGGTGCACCGGCGGCGGGCGCGCGCATGTCGAACCGCAGGGTGAACATTCAACGCCGAATCCAGGACGGGGTGGTCACGCCGACCGACTATAACCTAAGATTTGTTCTGCACCGCGGTAATAGTGGTTACTATTCTAAAACCCGGTCGGTGCTCTCCACGAGGAGGAAAGATGACATCAGGCAAGCACCGCGTCGTGGTCTGGTCGACGGGAGGCATCGGGTCCATCGCGATCCGCGCCATCCACCAACGGCGAAGCCTCGACCTCGTCGGGGTGTGGGTGCACTCTCCCGACAAAGACGGCATGGACGCCGGCGAACTCGCCAATGGCGATCCGATCGGGCTGGCAGTCACCACCGACGCGGACGCACTCATTGCGCTCAAACCCGACTGCGTCATCTACGCCGCCAGCGGGCCCGAACGCGATGCGTTGGCGATCCCCGACTACGTCAGACTGCTCACCGCCGGAATCAACGTCGTCACGACGAGCACCACCAGGCTGGTCAACCCGCATGCCTACGAGCCGGCCGAGTGGCGCGATCAGCTCGTCTCCGCGGCGAAGGCAGGCCAGGTGTCGCTGTACGCCTCGGGCATCGAACCCGGCTTCGCCGCTGATTACCTTCCGCTGGTACTGACCACGCAGTCGTCACAGGTCGAGAAGATTCATGCCTACGAGATCGGTCTCTATGACGACTACGGTGTGCCCGACATCATGAGTGATGCAATGGGATTCGGCCGACCGCTGGACTACGAGCCCTGGATCGCG is part of the Mycolicibacterium tusciae JS617 genome and encodes:
- a CDS encoding cytochrome P450 — its product is MTEVHTTDLYYDPFDFDIDDNPYPIWKRLRDEAPLYHNEKYNFYALSRYEDVARELHNWDTYRSGKGTTMDIIMSGVEVPPGVILFEDPPLHDLHRRVLSRVFTPRRMEAIEPLTRQYCVRALDALAGIARFDLIADFGALIPMRTIGYLLGIPEEGQQQIRDNTDASIGLKDGSFRSVSSATFENAYQLFAEYIEWRAEHPSDDVMTQLLNAEVEEEGELRPLTRIEVLTYTSMIAGAGNETTTRLIGFIGQLLAEHPEQRRELAEDFSLIPQAIEEVLRYESPSPVQARTVARDTEVHGETIPEGSVMLLLNGSANRDERHYPDGESFDIHRTGSHLSFGQGLHFCLGSSLARMQARVALEEMLTRWPEWDIDFDDAAMAHTSSVRGWGRLPIVTA
- a CDS encoding dihydrodipicolinate reductase; translated protein: MRTVVWSTGGVGSVAIDAIAGRPDLDLVGVWVHSADKVGQDAGVLAGIDPLGVMATNDADALIALRPDCVVYAASGPDRDAGAVPDYLKLLDSGINVVSTSSTSLVYPPAYFSPEWREQMETAATAGNASFYASGIFPGFGSDQLALLLATQSKKIGCVKVTEVALNDHYPVADVMMNGMGFGHPLDFEPLLKTPGFIEMAWRAPIHLIAAGLGVRVEEVRGSLDRRLTDRDIEVAFGTIKAGTCGAVSTRAAGVVKGREAIVVEHIIRMARDVAPDWLASEYDATYRVDIHGDPDIHCAMNVGAAEGHGAGHAAMAATAMRVVNAIPYVVEAPAGLLSSLDLPNTLPRHAFD
- a CDS encoding LLM class flavin-dependent oxidoreductase: MFTLRFDMRAPAAGAPATDLYAGAIDMCAWAETRGAMIAVLSEHHCAGDGHLPAPQILASAIAARTKQLAILLAAVPITFWDPVRLAEEINVLDIISRGRVSYAFGIGHRPEEYEHFGVDMDGRGRLADESLALLRRLLEGEPVELDGRRIHVTPAPATPGGPYLLIAGGSKAAARRAAKYGLGFISQTDSPELKDFYEAECRANGHEPGVIQFPTPGAPTTVFVADDVDAAWEEIGPHLLHDAKTAASYRHGDDSVVSISRADTVAALRQTPGPYRIFTINEAAAYIHGGRPLPLLPLCGGIPPDIAWPYLERAVMASERA